Proteins encoded within one genomic window of Paenarthrobacter sp. JL.01a:
- a CDS encoding hydroxyacid dehydrogenase, giving the protein MNHTPLNVALAMGPGVAPRIFPPSTLATLAPDLLLLNQEPMEEFTSQSSREILAGTDILITGWNCPVIDETVLGAAPRLRYILHAGGTTKHHITEACWERGIQVSTAAEVNAIPVAEYTVAMILLANKRILQLAQKLHVEKKAVEPDQLFPDMGNYGKRVGIIGASKIGRHVIRLLAPYDLDVVVSDPYLDDAAAAALGVERVSLEALVATSDVVSLHAPSLASTENLLHAGLIAQLRKGATFINTSRGELVDQEALLARIQEGTLYAVLDVTTPWVLPPGSAFYTHPNVLLTPHAAGSLGTELERMAASTIEEALRVACRKPLLHPLHAKDFAFTA; this is encoded by the coding sequence GTGAACCACACACCGTTGAACGTAGCCCTGGCCATGGGACCGGGCGTCGCACCGCGGATCTTCCCACCCAGCACGCTTGCCACGCTGGCCCCGGACCTCCTGCTCCTGAACCAAGAGCCCATGGAAGAATTCACCAGCCAAAGCTCCCGGGAAATCCTGGCGGGCACGGACATTCTCATCACCGGGTGGAATTGTCCCGTCATCGATGAAACCGTCCTCGGCGCCGCGCCCCGGCTCCGGTACATCCTCCACGCCGGCGGGACCACCAAGCACCACATCACGGAAGCGTGCTGGGAGCGCGGCATCCAGGTCAGCACGGCGGCGGAGGTCAACGCCATTCCGGTGGCCGAGTACACCGTTGCGATGATCCTGCTGGCCAACAAACGCATCCTGCAGTTGGCCCAAAAACTCCACGTGGAAAAGAAGGCAGTGGAACCGGACCAGCTGTTCCCCGACATGGGCAACTACGGCAAGCGCGTGGGGATCATCGGCGCCTCGAAGATCGGCCGCCATGTCATCCGACTTTTGGCACCCTATGACCTCGACGTCGTTGTCTCCGACCCCTATCTGGACGATGCAGCGGCAGCTGCCCTCGGCGTCGAACGCGTCAGCCTGGAAGCGCTCGTGGCGACATCCGACGTCGTAAGCCTCCACGCGCCGTCGTTGGCGTCCACCGAGAACCTCCTGCATGCCGGGCTGATCGCCCAACTGCGAAAGGGCGCTACCTTCATCAACACATCACGCGGCGAGCTCGTGGACCAGGAAGCGCTCCTGGCGCGCATCCAGGAGGGCACCCTGTACGCCGTGCTGGACGTCACCACGCCGTGGGTTTTGCCGCCTGGGTCCGCGTTTTACACGCACCCCAATGTGCTGCTGACCCCGCACGCGGCGGGTTCGTTGGGCACCGAACTTGAGCGGATGGCCGCAAGCACCATTGAGGAGGCCCTGAGAGTTGCCTGCCGCAAGCCCTTGCTCCACCCGCTGCATGCCAAGGATTTTGCCTTCACGGCGTGA
- a CDS encoding NADPH-dependent F420 reductase, whose product MTTIGIIGAGHIGSQVARKAVELGYDVVISNSRGPETLSGLVSELGPRARAATAAEAAAAGDFAVVTVPLKNYRDIPAEPLEGKVVIDTNNYYWERDGRIPELDNGEATTSGLLQKHLPTSKVAKGFNHIFAKDITTDGTPAGTDNRRALATASDFPEAAGLVTRLYDEFGFDTVNIGPLEDSWRVERDRPAYVIRQNADELRENLAKATRTVQ is encoded by the coding sequence ATGACAACAATCGGAATTATCGGTGCAGGACACATTGGCAGCCAGGTTGCACGCAAGGCAGTGGAACTTGGCTATGACGTCGTGATCAGCAACTCACGAGGTCCGGAAACGCTCAGCGGGCTCGTATCGGAACTCGGCCCGCGTGCCCGCGCCGCGACGGCAGCCGAGGCAGCAGCGGCAGGCGATTTCGCCGTCGTAACCGTTCCCCTCAAGAACTACCGCGATATCCCGGCGGAACCGCTTGAGGGCAAAGTCGTCATCGACACCAACAACTATTACTGGGAGCGTGACGGCCGGATCCCCGAGCTCGACAACGGCGAGGCCACAACGTCCGGACTGCTCCAGAAGCACCTCCCCACGTCCAAGGTGGCCAAGGGCTTCAACCACATCTTCGCGAAGGACATCACCACGGACGGCACCCCCGCCGGAACCGACAACCGGCGCGCACTTGCCACCGCGAGCGACTTCCCGGAGGCCGCCGGACTCGTCACCAGGCTTTACGACGAATTCGGCTTCGACACCGTCAACATCGGGCCACTGGAAGACAGCTGGCGAGTAGAGCGCGACCGCCCGGCCTACGTCATCCGGCAGAACGCCGATGAACTTCGGGAGAATCTCGCCAAGGCGACCCGTACCGTCCAGTAA
- a CDS encoding NADPH-dependent FMN reductase yields MDTFKIGYFVGSLASNSINRTLSKALISVAPPELEFHEIEIKDLPLYSSDYDADFPPAGKALKDAIAASDGILFISPEYNRSIPGALKNAIDWGSRPWGTNSFARKPTGIIGASPGGIGTAVMQSSMRSVLSFLDAPQLNAPEAYIRFVADAYDADGSVRDEGTAALLRHYMEEYSAFVQRVLAANAPGHIGDQEPDADKLNR; encoded by the coding sequence ATGGACACTTTCAAAATCGGTTATTTCGTTGGAAGCCTTGCCAGCAATTCGATCAATCGGACCCTCTCCAAAGCGCTGATCAGCGTGGCACCGCCTGAACTTGAGTTCCATGAGATCGAAATCAAGGACCTTCCGCTCTACAGCTCGGACTACGACGCCGACTTCCCGCCAGCAGGCAAGGCATTGAAGGATGCAATCGCAGCCTCGGACGGCATCTTGTTCATCTCCCCGGAATACAACCGTTCCATCCCGGGCGCCCTGAAAAACGCGATCGACTGGGGGTCGCGGCCCTGGGGAACCAATTCTTTCGCCCGCAAACCTACCGGAATCATCGGCGCTTCGCCGGGCGGCATCGGCACGGCGGTGATGCAGTCCTCCATGCGCAGCGTCCTGAGCTTCCTTGACGCTCCGCAGCTGAACGCGCCGGAGGCGTACATCCGCTTCGTCGCAGACGCTTACGACGCCGACGGTTCCGTCCGCGATGAAGGCACCGCTGCGCTGTTGCGGCACTACATGGAGGAGTACAGCGCGTTCGTCCAGCGTGTCCTTGCGGCCAACGCACCTGGCCATATTGGCGACCAGGAGCCGGACGCGGACAAGCTGAACCGGTAG
- a CDS encoding carbohydrate ABC transporter permease → MSTTTLSRPRGTAQQSTPPKSKRKPHNAGFASKLTVNGLLVIGAAYMVVPVLWLVFASTKNAADLYGTSAYAFGNFSLFENIAAVAQQDNGLFFRWLANSVLYAGVGAVFGGLISVMAGYAFDKFQFRGKDSLFGFVLVGVLIPNTATVLPMYLLASVFGLTNTVWAILIPVLCNPFGVYLARVYSASYVPGETLEAARMDGAGPIRSFFSLGLPMMMPGYITIALFQFVGVWNNFMLPLVMLQDQKLLPVSVGISIWQGYSVPQPEFTPMVITGSLLSIIPLLVAFILLQRFWKSGLTAGSVK, encoded by the coding sequence ATGAGCACCACCACACTCTCCCGCCCGCGGGGTACGGCACAGCAATCAACGCCACCTAAAAGCAAACGCAAGCCACACAATGCAGGCTTCGCCAGCAAGCTCACCGTCAACGGCCTCCTGGTCATCGGAGCCGCCTACATGGTGGTGCCCGTCCTGTGGCTGGTCTTCGCGTCCACGAAGAACGCGGCGGACCTCTACGGCACCAGCGCCTACGCCTTCGGAAACTTCTCCCTCTTCGAAAACATCGCAGCGGTGGCGCAGCAGGATAACGGGCTGTTCTTCCGCTGGCTGGCCAACTCGGTTCTCTACGCGGGCGTCGGGGCTGTCTTCGGCGGGCTGATCTCGGTCATGGCAGGGTATGCGTTCGACAAGTTCCAGTTCCGCGGCAAGGATTCCCTGTTTGGCTTCGTCTTGGTGGGCGTCCTCATCCCGAACACCGCCACAGTGTTGCCGATGTACCTGCTGGCCTCCGTCTTCGGACTCACCAACACCGTCTGGGCCATCCTCATCCCGGTCCTGTGCAACCCGTTCGGCGTCTACCTGGCCAGGGTGTATTCGGCGTCCTACGTGCCGGGAGAAACCTTGGAAGCAGCCCGCATGGACGGCGCCGGACCAATCCGCAGCTTCTTCTCGCTGGGATTGCCCATGATGATGCCCGGCTACATCACCATCGCCCTGTTCCAGTTCGTCGGCGTGTGGAACAACTTCATGCTGCCCCTGGTGATGCTGCAGGACCAAAAACTGCTTCCCGTCAGTGTCGGCATCTCCATTTGGCAGGGCTATTCGGTCCCGCAGCCGGAGTTCACGCCCATGGTCATTACCGGTTCGCTGTTGTCCATCATTCCGCTGCTGGTCGCCTTCATCCTGCTGCAGCGCTTCTGGAAGTCCGGCCTCACCGCAGGGAGCGTCAAGTGA
- a CDS encoding carbohydrate ABC transporter permease: MATQAPIKRRSGRALAGTGGPTAALFLVPFFAVFALAMIAPVIYSLVLSFHAQQKSGLGFSEPKTVFVGLENYLQVFQSETFIEGIGRLALYCLIYIPAMVGGAVVFSLLLDATVAKARKLFQLLVFLPHAVPGVIAALIWAYLYTPGISPLVQVLQGGGIQLNFLDAHLVLPSIVNIGVWEWTGYNVIILFTALQAVPREILEAARVDGAGEIRAALSIKFPLILPALSVIMLFTIIGTLQLFTEPSIISKATASVTSTWVPNLWAYDAAFIRHNLNQAAAASIIIAALAAVLSLIVTRFSSRMNKS, encoded by the coding sequence ATGGCCACCCAGGCCCCCATCAAGCGCCGATCAGGCCGCGCACTGGCCGGAACCGGCGGCCCGACCGCAGCGTTGTTCCTGGTCCCGTTCTTTGCAGTCTTCGCCCTCGCGATGATCGCCCCGGTGATCTACTCGCTGGTGTTGAGCTTCCACGCGCAACAAAAATCCGGACTCGGGTTCAGCGAACCCAAGACCGTCTTTGTCGGGTTGGAGAACTACCTTCAGGTATTCCAGTCGGAGACCTTCATCGAGGGCATCGGCAGGCTTGCCCTGTACTGCCTGATCTATATCCCGGCCATGGTGGGCGGCGCCGTGGTGTTCTCCTTGTTGCTGGATGCCACAGTGGCCAAAGCCAGGAAACTGTTCCAGCTCCTGGTCTTCCTTCCGCATGCTGTTCCGGGCGTGATCGCTGCCCTGATCTGGGCTTACCTTTACACTCCGGGGATCAGCCCCCTGGTCCAGGTACTGCAGGGCGGCGGCATTCAACTCAACTTCCTGGATGCCCATTTGGTGTTGCCTTCCATCGTCAACATCGGCGTGTGGGAGTGGACGGGCTACAACGTCATCATTCTCTTCACCGCGCTGCAGGCCGTGCCCCGGGAAATCCTGGAGGCGGCCCGCGTCGACGGCGCCGGTGAGATCCGGGCAGCCCTGAGCATCAAGTTCCCCCTGATCCTCCCGGCCCTCAGCGTCATCATGCTCTTCACCATCATCGGCACCCTGCAGCTCTTCACGGAGCCGTCCATCATCTCCAAGGCAACGGCATCGGTGACCAGCACATGGGTCCCCAATCTCTGGGCCTATGATGCAGCCTTCATCAGGCACAACCTGAACCAGGCGGCAGCTGCCTCCATCATCATCGCCGCTCTCGCCGCAGTCCTTTCCCTCATAGTCACCCGCTTCAGCTCGAGGATGAACAAGTCATGA
- a CDS encoding VOC family protein — translation MSTKISAWPAATPMWVDLGVEDPEAAKAFYSGLFGWEYLSGGEDSGGYLLAHMGGRAVAGIGSKQDPAAPNVWTTYLASDDVDVTAKKVVASGGQVIAPPFDVMDSGRMALAADCAGAVFGIWQAGNHIGAERVNEHGALCWNELHTRDDVAARSFYTDVFDVSFQDIDPDGAAYATISRPLDGREVGGVLPDTEAATGYWMTWFASDNVHRTALRAVELGATLVQPVAESPLGRTAIVQAPQGETFGIIDAPRTSD, via the coding sequence ATGTCCACCAAAATCTCCGCCTGGCCCGCAGCAACGCCCATGTGGGTTGATCTCGGAGTGGAAGATCCCGAAGCCGCGAAGGCTTTCTATTCCGGGCTTTTCGGCTGGGAGTATCTCTCCGGGGGCGAGGATTCAGGCGGCTATCTCCTGGCCCATATGGGGGGACGCGCCGTGGCCGGAATCGGATCCAAGCAGGACCCCGCTGCTCCCAACGTTTGGACCACCTATCTCGCCTCGGACGACGTCGATGTCACTGCGAAGAAAGTGGTTGCTTCCGGCGGCCAGGTGATCGCGCCACCCTTCGACGTCATGGATTCGGGCCGGATGGCGCTGGCCGCGGACTGTGCCGGTGCCGTGTTCGGCATCTGGCAAGCGGGAAACCACATCGGCGCTGAACGCGTCAACGAGCACGGCGCCCTCTGCTGGAACGAACTCCATACCCGGGATGACGTTGCGGCCCGGTCCTTCTACACGGATGTGTTCGATGTCAGCTTCCAGGACATCGACCCGGACGGGGCGGCATACGCCACCATCAGCAGGCCACTGGACGGCAGGGAAGTGGGCGGAGTCCTCCCGGATACCGAGGCAGCAACGGGCTATTGGATGACGTGGTTTGCCAGCGACAACGTCCACCGCACTGCCTTGAGGGCAGTGGAACTTGGCGCCACACTGGTCCAGCCTGTCGCCGAAAGCCCCTTGGGCCGCACGGCCATCGTGCAGGCTCCCCAGGGTGAAACCTTCGGGATCATCGACGCGCCCCGCACCAGCGACTAG
- a CDS encoding PQQ-binding-like beta-propeller repeat protein has product MDTSHISRRLVLQAGGAASLAAALGLAAGHPASAATQDQPGGKETEILDLGPAVVQFSLMSGLLVGDTLYIGSRNLDPVRIIAFHVPSGKVTGQTELSNGHSIQTLAADSSGRYLYAGVLQKDAGTKPNLFRWDLTKLSTEATALGYIGDRDVRDISVAPDGRVYAVGGGSPTAPALWEYDPATAQIVSLGIPDPGATLARAVAATDATIFFGAGSTLNGGGSASRACLFAYDHAGKTFKNVTPKEMLVDPSIRDLGIVGDKVLVSSAGSVQNSKVAALSVTDPSSYLVAASEGKTSKNFAELGGKAYFANETGLLAYDPVGNTISVMPYQGPSLGEIWGVDARMGKLLVTSGYGFVAEIDPVTGATKTTDLGEAGAPSDPQSVMGIAAGAGYVYVGGNGVIARHALGSGQVTNLTAPGEAKDAVVVDGVLYTGQYSGQGIWSYDPRSGKPIFQVASFPKEQNRPLDVCWDEVNKLVLVAAQADTEGGGSLWTYDPRTGKKGFFVNPIDKVQLLRAVASREGVAYLGGGNPGLEGTGTVVAFDPVAGKELWRLDAGAGAGISALAVQGKYLYGVTRKGGLFVIDLPKQKVVHRSDISAASHGFAALVTNRGVVYGVSDTSVFRFNPKTFAVTTVVADIDGGWYSGSHINNDEDGYLYTMRGRNLVRIDDHPRK; this is encoded by the coding sequence ATGGACACATCGCACATCAGCAGACGACTGGTCCTGCAGGCAGGTGGAGCAGCGTCGCTCGCTGCCGCGCTTGGACTGGCAGCCGGCCACCCGGCGTCGGCCGCTACCCAAGACCAGCCCGGCGGAAAGGAGACGGAGATACTGGATCTGGGGCCCGCCGTCGTCCAGTTCTCGCTCATGAGCGGTCTGCTGGTGGGCGATACCCTCTACATTGGTTCACGGAACCTGGACCCCGTGCGGATCATCGCTTTCCACGTCCCCAGCGGCAAGGTCACCGGCCAGACAGAACTCAGCAACGGGCATTCCATTCAGACCCTCGCTGCCGATTCATCGGGCCGGTACCTCTATGCCGGTGTGCTGCAGAAGGACGCAGGCACGAAACCGAACTTGTTCCGCTGGGACCTGACAAAGCTGTCCACCGAGGCGACGGCGCTGGGCTACATTGGCGATCGAGATGTCCGGGACATCAGCGTCGCACCCGACGGCCGGGTCTATGCAGTGGGTGGAGGCAGCCCGACCGCCCCCGCGCTGTGGGAATACGATCCCGCCACGGCTCAGATCGTAAGCCTCGGCATTCCGGACCCGGGAGCTACCTTGGCACGGGCGGTTGCGGCGACAGACGCGACCATATTCTTCGGCGCAGGCAGCACCCTCAACGGTGGTGGCAGCGCAAGCCGGGCATGCCTGTTCGCCTATGACCATGCGGGCAAAACCTTCAAAAACGTCACGCCCAAGGAGATGCTCGTTGATCCAAGCATCCGGGACCTTGGCATCGTCGGGGACAAGGTTCTGGTCAGTTCCGCAGGATCGGTGCAGAACTCCAAGGTGGCGGCACTAAGCGTCACCGATCCGTCGTCGTACCTTGTGGCGGCATCCGAAGGAAAAACCTCCAAAAACTTCGCCGAGCTGGGCGGGAAGGCCTACTTCGCCAATGAAACCGGCCTGCTCGCCTACGACCCCGTGGGCAATACGATCTCCGTGATGCCGTACCAAGGCCCGTCCCTGGGCGAAATCTGGGGCGTCGACGCCCGGATGGGCAAGCTGCTGGTGACCTCTGGCTATGGGTTTGTGGCGGAGATCGATCCCGTCACTGGTGCCACGAAGACCACGGACCTTGGCGAGGCAGGTGCCCCGTCCGATCCCCAATCAGTCATGGGCATCGCGGCTGGAGCGGGCTACGTGTATGTGGGCGGCAACGGTGTCATCGCACGCCACGCGCTCGGGTCAGGGCAGGTGACCAATCTGACCGCGCCCGGAGAAGCGAAGGATGCCGTGGTGGTCGACGGCGTCCTGTACACAGGGCAGTACAGCGGGCAGGGCATCTGGAGCTACGATCCGCGAAGCGGCAAGCCGATCTTCCAGGTGGCGTCCTTCCCGAAGGAGCAAAACCGGCCCCTTGATGTGTGCTGGGACGAGGTCAACAAGTTGGTGCTGGTGGCGGCGCAGGCGGACACTGAGGGCGGCGGATCGCTCTGGACGTACGATCCCCGGACCGGCAAGAAGGGCTTCTTCGTGAACCCGATTGACAAGGTCCAGTTGCTGCGTGCCGTGGCTTCCCGGGAAGGGGTCGCGTATCTGGGCGGCGGGAATCCCGGACTGGAGGGTACCGGAACAGTGGTGGCGTTCGACCCCGTGGCAGGCAAGGAATTGTGGCGCTTGGACGCCGGGGCCGGTGCCGGCATCTCGGCGCTGGCTGTGCAGGGGAAGTACCTTTATGGCGTGACCCGCAAGGGCGGGTTGTTTGTCATCGACCTGCCCAAGCAGAAAGTTGTGCACCGCTCGGACATCTCCGCCGCCAGCCATGGCTTCGCCGCCCTCGTGACCAACCGTGGGGTGGTGTACGGCGTCTCCGACACGAGCGTCTTCCGCTTCAATCCCAAGACCTTCGCGGTAACCACAGTTGTGGCGGACATCGACGGCGGCTGGTACAGCGGCTCGCACATCAACAACGACGAGGACGGTTATCTTTACACAATGCGTGGCCGGAACCTGGTGCGCATCGACGACCACCCCCGGAAGTAG
- a CDS encoding phytoene desaturase family protein, whose translation MEKTQFDVVIVGGGHNGLTAAAYLARAGKSVAVLEREGHFGGAAVSAAAFKGVDARLSRYSYLVSLFPQRIVSELGLQIDLARRRYSSYTPNPANPGTGLLIDGADPAASRASFARVSDDAAADFDALEGLYAETGKLAQALFPTVCDPLPTRSEARELVGDNELWNAYIENPLGQAISARLSHPLVKGLVATDALIGTFTSLDDPLLDANRCFLYHVIGNGTGDWDIPLGGMGSVSKELERVAREAGATLISGATVTAISDDGKVQFQRGGVSHAFNAERVLSNVSPWVLQGLLGGSPAAGSAPEGAQIKVNLLLRRLPKLRDASVAPEAAFGGTFHINEDYGQLEAAYQAALEGAIPDPLPCEIYCHSLTDPSILSDELVQAGAQTLTIFGLHTPHRLVTEENNEQLRAELLAAVLASLNSVLAEPIEDLLLADADGNPCVEAKTTLDLEHALNMSGGNIFHGSLQWPFLEDGEPRTSAAERWGVATGHPRVFLCGAGARRGGGVSGLGGHNAAMAVLEDLAA comes from the coding sequence ATGGAAAAAACACAGTTTGATGTCGTCATTGTCGGCGGTGGCCACAACGGCCTGACTGCCGCGGCCTACCTCGCCCGCGCCGGCAAGAGCGTCGCAGTCCTGGAGCGGGAAGGCCACTTCGGCGGGGCCGCCGTTTCTGCAGCCGCTTTCAAAGGCGTGGACGCCCGCCTGTCCCGCTACTCCTACCTGGTCAGCCTGTTTCCGCAGCGGATCGTCAGCGAACTGGGACTCCAGATCGATCTCGCCCGCAGGCGCTACTCGTCCTACACACCCAACCCGGCAAACCCCGGAACGGGGCTGCTCATAGATGGGGCCGACCCTGCGGCAAGCCGCGCCTCCTTTGCCCGCGTCTCCGATGACGCTGCCGCGGACTTTGATGCGCTCGAGGGTCTATACGCCGAGACCGGAAAACTGGCCCAAGCCCTCTTCCCCACGGTCTGCGATCCCCTTCCCACCCGCTCTGAGGCCCGGGAACTCGTCGGCGACAACGAACTGTGGAACGCCTACATCGAAAACCCCCTGGGCCAGGCCATCTCGGCACGGCTTAGCCATCCGCTGGTCAAGGGCCTCGTGGCAACCGATGCGCTCATCGGAACCTTTACGTCCCTGGATGACCCATTGCTCGACGCCAACCGCTGCTTCCTGTACCACGTGATCGGCAACGGAACCGGCGACTGGGACATCCCCCTCGGCGGCATGGGCTCGGTTTCCAAGGAGCTTGAGCGGGTGGCCCGTGAGGCCGGCGCCACCCTGATTTCAGGCGCGACAGTCACCGCCATATCCGACGACGGCAAAGTCCAGTTCCAGCGCGGCGGCGTATCGCACGCCTTCAACGCGGAGCGCGTGCTGTCCAATGTGTCACCGTGGGTTCTGCAAGGCCTGTTGGGGGGCTCCCCTGCTGCGGGCAGCGCCCCGGAAGGAGCGCAAATCAAGGTCAACCTGCTCCTTCGCCGCCTGCCGAAGCTCCGCGACGCGTCGGTGGCCCCGGAAGCAGCTTTCGGGGGCACGTTCCATATCAACGAGGACTACGGACAGTTGGAAGCCGCCTACCAGGCAGCGTTGGAGGGTGCCATCCCGGACCCGTTGCCCTGCGAGATCTACTGCCACTCCCTGACCGATCCCAGCATCCTCTCCGACGAGCTCGTCCAGGCCGGAGCACAGACCCTGACCATTTTTGGGCTGCACACTCCCCACCGGCTGGTCACCGAGGAGAACAACGAGCAGTTGCGGGCTGAACTGCTCGCCGCAGTGTTGGCTTCCCTTAACTCCGTCCTGGCCGAACCCATTGAGGATCTGCTGCTGGCCGATGCCGACGGAAATCCCTGCGTTGAAGCCAAAACCACCCTGGACCTTGAACATGCACTGAACATGTCCGGTGGGAACATCTTCCACGGGAGCCTGCAGTGGCCCTTTCTGGAAGACGGCGAACCGCGCACTTCGGCGGCCGAACGGTGGGGAGTGGCTACAGGGCACCCCAGGGTCTTCCTGTGCGGCGCAGGCGCTCGTCGTGGCGGAGGCGTAAGCGGTCTCGGTGGACACAATGCTGCGATGGCCGTCCTGGAGGACCTGGCAGCCTGA
- a CDS encoding HAD family hydrolase, whose amino-acid sequence MSSEPTAKTRGVLFDVDGTLIDSSYFHAMAWWQAFRREGFDVEMSAIHRCVGMGGDRLIQSLVSESTEELQEALKSSHSAVFSTFWPALRTFDATRDLLAACSEAGLAVGLASSAQDRDLEVSRKLLDAGSSIDAWTSSNDAKESKPAPDILEACLEKLKLSPKDVVFVGDAVWDVKAGAAIGVPVVALTCGGISEAELRDAGAAEVYDNPRHLLEKLEGSLIGKLA is encoded by the coding sequence GTGAGCAGTGAACCGACGGCAAAGACGCGCGGCGTTCTGTTCGACGTGGACGGCACGCTGATTGATTCGAGCTATTTCCACGCCATGGCGTGGTGGCAGGCCTTCCGGCGCGAGGGATTCGACGTCGAAATGTCGGCTATCCACCGCTGCGTGGGAATGGGCGGCGACCGGCTCATCCAGAGCCTGGTTTCCGAGTCCACCGAGGAGCTGCAGGAGGCCTTGAAGTCCTCGCACAGCGCAGTTTTCTCCACCTTTTGGCCCGCACTGCGGACTTTCGACGCCACCCGGGACCTTTTGGCGGCATGCTCGGAAGCGGGCCTGGCCGTCGGGCTGGCGTCCTCGGCGCAGGACCGCGACCTGGAGGTCAGCCGAAAGCTTCTCGACGCCGGTTCCTCCATAGATGCGTGGACCAGCTCCAACGATGCCAAGGAGAGCAAGCCTGCTCCCGACATCCTGGAGGCGTGCCTGGAGAAGCTCAAGCTCAGTCCGAAGGATGTGGTCTTCGTTGGCGACGCGGTCTGGGACGTAAAAGCCGGGGCCGCAATCGGGGTTCCTGTTGTTGCCCTGACGTGCGGCGGAATCAGCGAGGCCGAGTTGCGTGACGCAGGCGCCGCGGAGGTCTACGACAATCCGCGGCACCTGCTGGAAAAGCTTGAGGGCAGCCTTATTGGAAAGCTGGCCTAG
- a CDS encoding ABC transporter substrate-binding protein: MKRRQLFAGVAGLAASTLLLAACGTGPAPASAPTPTEDPSGSITFWSSLAGMDKVAEAFNASQDKIKVTFETIPNGANGGYAKLSTAITAGNGPDVSTIEYPQLPQFVSNGQVVPMDGLIDQASTVDKLTDETKALVQFGDKTFGLPYDAAPMIMWYRKDMLAKAGVEVPKTWDEFEEAGKKLKAAQPGAYLASFNPNEVAASAGLAWQAGAKWFGTEGDSWKVGINDQATKKVATYWQKLIDEKIVKVSQAYSDEWSLDLANGTVVGVVGANWSATGIQKRTEASGQKGQWIAAELPNWGSEAGAFYGGSSFNVTKSSKNPAAAAKFVEFLTTNPEAIKARGNTGSAFLAFPGLTPVAQQAYDASYFGNDIYAVFDKAYGTITPGWQWGPNWDSTNTALKDAYGKLTTGGTIREAVDTAQTATVDGLKQSGLSVTE; this comes from the coding sequence ATGAAGCGTCGCCAACTCTTCGCAGGAGTGGCAGGCCTGGCCGCCAGCACGCTCTTGCTCGCAGCCTGCGGCACGGGCCCGGCCCCCGCGTCCGCGCCAACACCCACTGAGGACCCCAGCGGGTCGATCACCTTCTGGTCATCGCTCGCCGGGATGGACAAGGTGGCAGAAGCATTCAACGCCAGCCAGGACAAGATCAAGGTCACTTTCGAGACCATCCCCAACGGTGCAAACGGCGGCTATGCCAAGCTCTCCACGGCCATCACGGCGGGCAACGGTCCGGACGTCTCCACCATCGAGTACCCCCAACTGCCCCAGTTCGTCAGCAACGGACAGGTAGTTCCCATGGATGGCCTGATCGACCAGGCCTCCACAGTGGACAAACTGACCGACGAGACCAAGGCCCTGGTCCAGTTCGGCGACAAGACCTTCGGCCTGCCCTACGACGCCGCCCCGATGATCATGTGGTACCGCAAAGACATGCTCGCGAAGGCCGGCGTCGAGGTCCCCAAGACCTGGGACGAGTTCGAAGAGGCGGGCAAAAAGCTCAAGGCCGCGCAGCCCGGTGCGTACCTGGCCAGCTTCAACCCGAACGAAGTGGCTGCGAGCGCCGGCCTGGCCTGGCAAGCCGGCGCCAAGTGGTTCGGGACGGAGGGCGACAGCTGGAAGGTCGGCATCAATGACCAAGCAACCAAGAAGGTGGCCACCTACTGGCAGAAGCTGATCGACGAAAAGATCGTGAAAGTCAGCCAGGCCTATAGCGATGAGTGGAGCCTGGACCTTGCCAACGGCACGGTAGTCGGCGTGGTGGGTGCGAACTGGAGCGCCACCGGCATCCAGAAGCGCACAGAAGCCAGCGGCCAGAAGGGCCAATGGATCGCGGCAGAACTCCCCAACTGGGGCTCGGAGGCCGGTGCGTTCTACGGCGGTTCGAGCTTCAACGTGACCAAGAGCAGCAAGAACCCGGCAGCTGCCGCGAAGTTCGTAGAGTTCCTCACTACCAACCCGGAGGCCATCAAGGCCCGCGGCAACACCGGTTCGGCGTTCCTGGCCTTCCCTGGCCTCACTCCCGTGGCGCAGCAGGCCTACGACGCGAGCTACTTCGGCAATGACATCTACGCGGTCTTCGACAAGGCGTACGGCACCATCACCCCGGGCTGGCAGTGGGGACCCAACTGGGATTCCACCAACACCGCCCTCAAGGACGCCTACGGCAAGTTGACCACCGGCGGCACCATCCGCGAGGCGGTGGACACCGCACAGACAGCAACAGTTGACGGCCTGAAGCAATCGGGCCTGTCCGTTACCGAATAG